GCATGCCTTGTCCCATGTCTCCACAAGAATGCAGCATGTCTGGGACAACCAAGAAGCCGAACTGGTTGGATGAGCGTCTCGAGCTTGTCTGTCACCAGAGGTCTGAGTTCTGAGTGGATATTCTGAGAATCCTCCCAGAATAACAAAGGCCAACATTACCAACCAACCAAAGGGCTGCACAGAGCACCCCCCAACCTTGGAGAAACAGACTATAGGGTCCTGACATGCAGAGGCACCCAGGGAACCCAGGGACGACGCAGGTTTGGAAGCAAAGATCCCACAAGGGAGCCTGGGTCTGTGTTTCTGGCAAGCAGAGCTGGTCCACACCGCAGATCAGGCCACGTCCTGGGAAGTGGGATGTGGGCATAGGATTACATCAGACAGCAGAGATGCCCATGACCTAACAGGATGGGGCTGGTGTGCGTGCCTTGGGACCCCAGAGGTTAGGATGGTGGGCTTCATAGGAACTGTTGTGCTAAATCCTAAATGGGTCTTGTGTTTGCAGCTGGTTGGAGCAATGTCAGAAGGGCAGGGACATTTTGTGGAAGATGTACAAGGGAAATTGAGGTCTGTAGCATGTCGTGTGCAGAGTCACGGGACCATGGCCACATCCTGCGAACACCACATGCTCCAAGAAGCTACAGATACCTCCTTTCTCAGGGACGACAGGAACCAGATCTGCCCCAGGTCCTGAGAGCCCGTCACACAGAACGACACTAAGCAGGACTCCGCCTCCATGGCACCCAAGAACCAACTCCGGGAAGCCCCCCAGATTAACTCCCACAACAACAACACGCAGCTCAGACTTACGGCTTTAGAGTAAGACATGAGCACAAATCCCACAAAGACGACCCACACATGTGAGGAAGCCGAGTGGGGTGCAGACCTAGACAGGAGAACGCATGTGGGCTGCAGGCTGTGTGCGTAGCAGCTGTGGTCGGCGACAGACACATTCGGTGCCCACCAGACACGGCCAAGGGCATGCACCCTGGGGAGCGCCGGACATTGGCTATGTCAGTGACTGTGGCCAAAAAGTGGTCCTTCTCAACTCCACGTTGTCTGTGtgtgaaaaggaaatatttacttAGCCCCCACCTTGCAACAAGGCAACCAATTCCCTGCAGGAAGAGGTCAGCCGGGGCCGACTACCGTGCCGTGTCCGTTTGTCTGTCTGTGGGGTGCCTTGTTAAAAGGAGGAAGGACAAGTTGGACAACAGCCAGATTCCTGCACAAAACGAAAGGTCCACGCTCACCACTCAGAAAGGCCCAGGCTCATAAAACCATTCTCGTGCAAACACAAGCCAGTGAAGGAAAATGCAAAAGGCCTGCTCCCCGGCATCACGTCACCAAGTGGCGGCCTTATTCACATGAAGGAAAATGCAAAAGGCCCCCCACCAGACAGCCGGTCACCAAGTGGCGGCTTTATTTACGTACATTTTGGGATGTGCAAATATCCAGAACGGATCAGACCTTTTGTCATTTGCAAGGACCCCAGAACAAAGCCCCACGGACTCTGTTCTTTGTGGCCCAGAAATGTCtttgaagaaaacaacaaaagccTCCCTCCTGGTTGCAGGGCTTCCATcacaatgaaaacacatcagACCAATTAATTAGGAGCTCATCCGTTTCTTGGGTTTATTGAACAAGAGTCAAATTCGAAAgcgttaaataagaaaaaaaacgaaaaaaaaaaaaacccacaaaaaatagATCCCGTGAGGAAGGCTCAAACCCAGTCAAATGCGTCAAGATACAAGTCTCGCCCCTGGTCAACATCATGGGGGTAACCCCCCCAGGACACGGACACATCCGCCTCCTTAAAAGTCTGTGATAGTCTTGGAGGTGCTCGGCCACGCGTAGAACGTCGCCAGCAGCTGGGGTTTCCATGAGCAGCAGGAGCGACCCCAAAAGCAAGGCGAAAATGTCCCACCGtccgttttttaaaaatcagcaggcccCTGTGGTGCGGCCTTGAAAAGACAGAATGCAAGACTCCGTGGCCCCCTGGAGAAATCGAAATCACCCTCGGCACACTGGGGTCCCTGGTAATTTTGGAAAGCAGGGCTCCCAAGGGCAGGGGGCCTTATGGTCATCCTggggacacatacacacacacacgcgcgcgcgcaagCACACTCAGGACCCAAGCACAGCGGCATCACCAGGACCACACGCACAAAGCAAACTGCAGCAAGGGTACAAAAGTTAGAAGACACCTCTTCTCCTGCGCTGTCCCCACGGCCCCCTCCACGCTTTGCACCAAACCTAAAGCTTGTGGTTCCTGCACTCGGGGCGCGTGGGTTGGAGCGTGGCATCCCCGGCCGTGCCAAAGGCAAGGCGCGCGCTTCCGCTGGACAGTAAACATGAGCTCACGTGCGCTACAGGTCTGCAAAGGCCTTTGGAAGGCATGTGCGCTGGGAACAACGCGCGAGTTTGGATGTTTTTCCCGGGTTTGCCGCAAACCCCCCCATGGAGAATAGGACGGCCTTGGGAGTGGAATCAATTTATGTAGGAAGGGAAGGGGGCTCCCTCCCTCTCGCCGTCTCTCCCTGCTGGCCGCTGCCGCCGGAGTTGTGATCTGCAATCAGCAGCCAGCAGGTGCGCAAGGGGACTTCTGGAACTTTCCCTCCTGTTTCTGCCCCTTCGCTGCGACGCGATTGGGCTCGCAGTGGGAAGGCGCGGCGGCGCCGTCTTTCTCTCCTGTGCAATTGCTCCCCCTCGCAAGGCCACCCACGCATACGCGCACACGGGGGGGGGGTATTTACATCAGAGCACCCCACGGAGCCGGCGCCACGGTGACCCGCCCTCACCCCGCCGGCACCTACATGAAGCCGCTGTCCCTGATCCCAAAGAAGCCAGCGTGCACGGCATCCCCGAGGGGGAACACCTGCTCGTGGTCCAGGCCCCACTCCCCCTCGTCCTCGTCCTCGGGCTCGGCCTCCGCGCCGCTGCGCGCGTTCTCGTACAGGAAAATCTGCTCGTCCACGTGCGCCGGGGCCAGCCTGTTCCTCTTGGCGCTGACCACGTTGGCGGAGGTGCCGAAGAGCCGCTCCGGGAAGACGCGCGTGGCCGCCACGCACCAATATTTCTGCAGCACCTTGGGCAGCACCGGAAAGAGCGCCAGGCGGTCGGACCACCACTTGAGGGGGTCCTCGTTGAGGCCCAGCACCTTCTGCGACTTGAAGTTGCTGAGTTCCTCCACCACCTGCGCGTGCCACTCCTCCTGGTCCTCGACGCCCCCCGTCTGGCAGAAGATCTCGGCCAGCATGCTGTTGATGACGCTGGCGGGCGGCGGCGTGGACGCCAGCACCAACTTCTTCACCGGCGGCGGCTCCTCGGGCAGCGCGTACATCTTGTCCTCTGCCGCCCGGTAGCCGCCGCCGTCCTTGACCTTGTCCAGGAGGCCCTTGGCCTCCTCCACCACTCTGTTCTCCACCTGCTGCCTCTCGAAGGCGGACAGGAAGGGCAGGCGCTTGTAGCGGGGGTCCAGGAAGGTGGCCACGTTCAGGAACATGTCGATCTCGGGCGCCTCCTGGTAGGTCTTGGACAGCTCCTTGGCGATGACCTCCTTGGCCATGCTGAGCTCCTTGCAGTCGGTCTCCTTGATGTTCAGCGTGGTGTTCAGCAGCATGTGCAAGAGAGGCTTCACCATGCTGATGGTGGGGTACTTGGAGGCGGAGAGCATCTCGGCCACCTGCTTGAAGGGCTGCAGCAAGTCCACCAGGCCCTCGATGGTGGCCCACTCGGCGGCCTCCAGCATCAGGTGATGGTTGTTGCTGTCCTCCACCAGCACGCCCGCGATGACGAACTGCTGCTCCTTGAGGCGCTGGAGCATGGCCAGCGTGCTACCCCACCAGGCCACGCGGTTGCTGACCAGCATACAGTGCGCCATgttctgctgcttctgcttctcgTAGAGCATGTACATGGCCACCGTGGACTGCTGGAAGTACTCGACCAGCTTGCGGCAGCGGGCCAGCAGCCCGGCCAGCTTGGGCAGCTGCAGGGCCTGCTGGATGCCCGCGTTGAACGTGTGCCCCAGGCAGGGCATCTGCACCGAGATGTCCAGCAGGGAGCACGCCTTCACGATGTCCTTGCCGCAGTCCGTGGTGGCCCCAAACACCTTCGCGCTGATGCCCCACTCGATGAAGGCCTCGTACAGGACCCTGGTGATGGACTCGGCCGTGTTGTCCTCGGGGACCTCGAAGGTCTTCAGGCAGCGGGAGCCCACAGACAGGCAGCCCGGGGCCCCGCCGCCCAGGAAGTGGGCGGCCAGCGTGACGTAGGCTCGATTCTGGTTCTCGCTCCTCCACATGTCCGTGGAGATGCCACACCAGGACGCGTCGCTGAGCTCCTTGAGGACGGCCTCGCGGAGGGCGCCGTACTTCTCCGGGATGGCTTTACTGCACACGAATTTCCTGCTGGGCAGCTCGTACCTGGGGTCGGCCGTCTTCAGCAACACCTTGAACGTGGGCTCGTCCACGATGGACGCGGGGTACAGGCCCTCGCAGATGAGGCCGATGACGGCGGCCGTGAGCTCCTGCTGCCGCTTGCTCTCGTGGCCGTGGCCGGCCTTGGCGGCCAGCGTGTCCGGCGGGGTCAGCTGCGACGCCTCGGGCTTCAGCTTGGAGAAGGCGGTGGCGAAGGCCTCGCGCATCTGCTCCGTGTTGCTCTTGACGAACTCACAGAACTCGTCGGGGTGATTCTTCTCCAGGTGATAGGAGAGGTTGGACGTGTTGCCGGAATAGGCGATCTGGGCCATGCAGATGCGACAATAAATCTTTTTCCACTGCAAGATGCATCCCTCCGCGTTGGTGTCGAATCCGAAGTACTTCCACACTTTGCTCTTGGCGCGCGGGTGGGCCACGAGCTTCAGGTCCGTCTGGGACGGGTCCAGGCCTTTCGCCTCCATGGCTTCTGCGCCGCAGCCCGCCTGCGGGGCCTCCACTCATTCCTGCGCACCTGCTGAGAAGCAGCAAGACAAACACAGCGTAAGAATGGGTCCAGGCACAGGGGGGTGCCCTGTGAGGAGTGAGCGCAAGCCACATGCCGAAGCAGCTGTGTCAGAGGGACCCCCACGGGGCCGCCTTTCCGGGTGCGCATGGCCTTTGGGAAGCGGAGGGTGCGCTCTGAGAGATAAGCGCGTCTTTGCTGCAGGTCACTCCTAGGTGCGTCGTGCGCAGCGACTCCAAGCGTCTGAAATCGCTGAAAACGTGCGAATCTGAATTCCAACACGCGCACGACTCCACGCGTCTGAAAATGCGCGCCTCTGGGCTCTTATGCGCGCACGACTCCACGCGTCTGAAAATGCGCGCCTCTGAGCTCTTATGCGCGCACGACTCCACGCGTCTGAAAATGCGCGCCTCTGAGCTCTTATGCGCGCACGACTCCACGCGTCTGAAAATGCGCGCGTCTAGCTCTTATGCGCGCACGACTCCACGCGTCTGAAAATGTGCGCCTCTGAGCTCTTATGCACGCGCGACTCCACACGTCAGAAAACGTGCGCATCGGAACTCCAACGCGCACACGACTCCACAACGCTGAAAACGTGCGCGTCTGAGCTCTTATGCACGCATGACTCCACGCGTCTGAAAACGTGCGCATCGAAGCTCCTACGCGTGCAGGAGTCCGCGCATCTGAAAACATGCGCGTCTTTGAGTTTCTCAGTCTTTAGAGCACCTGGCCCACCTCGGCTGTTTGCCGTTTCCTGTGCTAGGCTGTCCACCATCTCACCACCAGCCAGGCGGGGTCACTTTCGGAGGGAACGAACTGCTGGCGGCCCCTGAAGCCTACATGCCCCGGCTCGGCCGCCAGCCCAGGAGAACCCACCAGCACCAGCACGAGCACCTCGAGTCTCCTTGTGAGCAACAGTGTGACGAACCACATCCCCGAGGTTGGTCCCGAGTATCCAAGAAGCAAAATGGTTTTTAATTCGGACAAAGCAGTCTTTAAGTTGGCTAAGAGGCGtggcaacttttttttcctccaaattttacgtgttttttttttctccccaaattttaCGTTTTGCAAACGATGCCTTTTGGAATGTGGCATGTGGTCCTTTTACCTTTGGCGCATCCGTCATCGGTAACTTTACTGGGATGGTAATGGACATCCCACCAGGGGCAGTCATACCTGTGCGCACAGATACGCATTTGCTGTGCCAGGGTTTCAGCATCACCAGGCCCTCAAAGGGGAGTTGACCTAGAAGCCAAGCCCCCCAAGGTTCCTATGGTCCCTGATGCCCCCTTGTCCTGTCCCACGGAGCCACCGAACAGGGCAGGGACACCCCCAGAACAGCAGCTGGGTTCTATTCAAAGGTGTGTGTTGAGTCTGCAACTTTCCAACCCACGGTACAGTGCTCAGAGGGTTAAAAATAAACCGCACCAATCGGGCATTTTCTGAATATGGGGAGTATGTGCAGAACGCAATCTCGATGTCTAGCGGGGATGACAGCGTGCCCCCCACCAGAATTCGGGCACTTGCAGAACCTGTGAATGGAACCTTATTTGAAATAGGGCCCAGGTGTGATTAAGTAAAAAGTCCTAAAGTCATGGGAGGCATGCGGGTACCAGCCAGGAGCCTCAAGGAGCTGAAAAAAGCAGGAAGTATTGGCTCCTAGGGCTTCtcgagggagcatggccctgccccacctggatctcagcagccctgccccgcctggatctcagactctggTGTCCAGAGCTGGGAAAGGATGAATTTTTGACCTTTTCAGCCAGCGGTACTAAGGTAAGGCTCACCCAGAGCACCCTTAAGACAAGAGTAAAACCTTAAAAGATATAGAGCGTCAACATCATGCCGGAAATGCCCCCCATGTCGAACAGACAACCACGTCGCGCCACGCTGGCTCACGTGAGGCCTTCCTGGAAGACGTCACAACACCCAGGCTACAGGGGCATCCTGGGACCTGGGCTGGGCAGAGGACGTTGTCACTGTGACCAACTGCAGGGAGAGAGCGGAGAGATGAGGCCCAGGGTCTCCGGCACACGTGGAGGGCATCGGACACAGCCACAGCTTGCAGAAAGAGAACCCCCAAAGCTGCACTTTCCACAAGCCCAGTCAGATCACTTAGGTCACAATCTTTGAGGCCCCCAGGAAAGCAGGTGACGAGGAGGGGAGGTTTCCCGGGAGCCCCTGGACGGCCGCTGGGCAGGGCCGTCTTCCCGCCACCATCTGTACGGCTCGGCTCACAGTGGCATCGGTCGGGGTCACCAGTAAAGGTTTCTTCAAGGCAGGCTTTCTGCTCTCATCCTGGCAGGTGGTCAGAGCACCTCGGGGAAACCATCCCCAAGCCCTTCCTGGGGGTCCTGACGCTTGCAGCGAAAGCAGCCGGTTTCTTCCCACAATGCCAAATGGCGGCGCATCCCAGGGAAGGCAAACAAGGCAGGACGGAGAGCCTGCTGCCTTCCCCGCGGCCTGAATGGAGCCGAGAGGCCAGCAAACACAGACCCCGGGCCACCGGGCTGACCACCCTACTCTGCAGCTCAGAGAACAGTCCGTCATGGAGAATGGAGTTATTTAGCATTTGAAAAACCCATATCACTGGTAGTTACAAGCAACCTGCTCCTCTTTGTTATCCTACACACGAtcttaaatgtgttttaaatttctggTTTAATCCCCACAGGCAAAAGAGCCTGAACAAAGGGGCGTTTggggtcttcccttttttttgcaaaGGAAAGGGACCCTCCGTCATGAAGTTGGAATACCCGATTCACCTCCCTAGAGACGCCGTCCCGTGTCCACGTGCGCACAAAAGCAACAAGAATTCCCTTTCTGTGGATAGGTGCTCCGACGCCCTGTAGTCGGGAAACTAGGAGTCCTCCCAAAATAGCTCGGTAAGTGGGCTGGCTGACATAGTTTGAGGTAGGCACGGCCTTCATAGGTTTAGCACGCGAGAACGAGTCCATGTTCTGTACCAGGGAGCCTGCCTACTTCCCACGGgatttgtttttaggattttatttatttacttgagagaaaaagcacaaggagggggagcagcaggcagagggagagggagaagcagacacgcacaccgatgcgggactcgatcccaggacccgatccGAGTCAAAGGTAGACGCTTCACCGACGGAGCCACTCACGCGCCCCCCCAcagaatttttaaggaaaattccATCCGAAATCAGAACTGTGCTCCCAAACAGTGTTTCCATTTCAGAACACACTGATGCATCGAGACGGTGCATTTCCAACAGATGACCCTTGTTGATCCTGCCCACGTGACCACGGGCCCACACATCGGGGCACCTTGGAGCAGCACGTAGGCCAGAGCTTGAGTTCTGGGGTCACGTGCGGATACAAAATGCGGTCCTTAGCTCatgtattttaagatattttaagataCGGTCTCACCGTGTGGGCCACCTGGATACAGTCTGGAGAAGACAGAGAACCTGGAAATCAGACCGTCTCGGAAGAGGCACAACCATGCATCCCGAGTCTCTAAAGGATcttgcttggggcgcctgggtggctcggtgggttaaaggaTCTTGCTTTTGGACAAATGTTAAGAAAACAAGGCATCTTAACATTTAGGACGGCTGCACTCTTATCTCTTTGCCACGAGCAGACCCACACAGGGATGCGCTCCCACTGAGACGACAGACAGGTTGGGAATCGCGGAGGACCAGCAAGGGAAAGTTTGTCTTTATGGATAAAGGATCGTTTTCTGGAACGCACAGAAGGATTCCTCTGGCGGGCACATGCCTTCCCGAGGACGCTGTATTTCCAccgatttttgtttgtttgctctaaATCAACAAGTAGAAAGAACAGAGCACGCCATTCCCGTCCACACACGGAAACAAGTTTTGCAAACACGCGTTTCGGTGTGCCCGCGCAGGGACACTACGTCCAAGGCTAAATTCCATTCCCAGATCGACCCCGTCTTGCCGGGAAGCTCCTGGTACAGGCTCGTAGGCAGGTGACGAGACCCGTCTCAGAGCGAAACCACACGGGTCCCTGTAAGCCATGGTACTCTATGGGTCTGGGGCAGTTTCTCCTTGTTCCTCAGTTTACAAGCTGATTGGAAAGACACATGTTGACTTCCCAGTCCCGAAGCCCCGGAATGCCTGCTGGTTCCTACCCTGCATTCACTTCTAATGCGTATACATatgttttaaggggaaaaaaaaaaaacacacaaaaaacgcACAAATTCCAGTGTTATCACACAAGTTAAAAGCTCCGCTCCAGAAAAACAAAGAGTCATTTCCCTGGGTGGAGGTCGGGGTTGGGCTCCCTGAAAAAGCCGAGGTTCTCCAAGTGTGACCCCCTCCCTCGTGGATGGGTAGACAAAGGAATTCAGAGGCACGGTGGACCGCTGGAACCACGTGGGGGTTGACACACACTGAAAAATCCACTTATAACTTCTGACGGCCCCCAAAACATAACCAGGAAAAGCCGGCTGTCGTCCAGAAACCTGACCCAGGGCACACAGGGTGCACTCACGTGATTTTGTGTATTGTCAATCCTGGATGCTGGGTTCTTACAAGGAAGGGAGAGGACGAAATGGGATGAAAAAAATCGTAAGGGAGGAAAAATTGCACTTATGGGACCGTGCCGTACGTAtccaaaaaaaaaggcaaccaaaaacacacacaaaaaagaaaaggaacatgtAAGTGAAGGTGGCATGTCACCCCAGCGCTGACCGAAGGTCAAGTGTATTTTGGCGAGGATAGACGATGCGTGTGCAGCTCAGCTCGACTCCGGAGAGTCTGCAGAGGCGAGCCGACCCCCTCGCACACTCTAATTGCACAAGTAACGCTCAGAGTCCGGCTCTCCTCGTAGGCCCGGCAGGAACGAGCTTAGCTACGAGGCAGCTCCCCACCCCAGGTCCCACTGAAACCTTGTTTTGGAAAGCACTTATTTTTCACCTAAAAATAAACTGCCATGTCCGCGCCCACAGACGAGGGCTCCTGTGCGTCCCTGCGCAGCGGCGCACGCAGAAAGGCCTCCGGGATTGTGGCTGGGCGGCCCCGGGCATGCGTCTGTGGAGACCCAGGGCGCACGCCGGAGGTCCCGCGGGGCTTACCACAGCTTGAGCGGGTCCCGACCCCGAGGCCTGGACAGTGCGCGGCGGTGTTCCGGGCAGCGGCGCGGAGTTGGCTCCCGGCAGGCAGCGGTCCCCATAGCACCGGCCGGGCTCCCCAGTGCCCCGGCGGCGCAGGGCCCCGCGGCGCCGCGGCCAGGCCTTCCGGGAAGGCCGCTGCCGCCTAACCCCGTCTGGGGGGGGGGCTCCGGGGCTTCCCCGCCGCGCTCCCGGCCCGCGCGCGCTCTCCGCACCACCCCCGCCGGCGCGCGCACAGCCCGAGGtcggggggcgcggggggggggggggctcggggGCGCGCGGGCCCGGCCGTGACCCCGGAGGCCGAAACCGCGGGCTTCCGGCAGACCCCGGCCCCCGGGGCAGGCGCGAGCGGGCAGCCGGGACGCGCGCGCACGAGAGGCTCCCGGGGCGCGCTCGGCCTCCCCAGACCCCGCCGCGCGCCTCCCCCGCCGCCAAcccgcccgcgccccccgccccgggccccgcCGCGCCAGGAGCGCGCCTCCGCCCGCTGTCGCCGACGCCCCCTCCGCCCTCGCCAGcccccgtcccctgccccccgcccgcGCGCCCGCGCCCTGCTGACCTGGTTCCGCGAAGCCCCCGCGGCAGCGCCGCAGCAGCTGCGCCAGGACCACCGCCGCGCCCACCGCGTAGACCCGCAGGGCCGCCCGCGCCGCAGACAAAGGCGACATGGCTGCCCGGACGCCGCTTccgcgccgcccgccgccgcccgcccccgGGACCCGGCGCGACACCGGCCGGCGGAAACGCGCCCGCGCGGCCCGCCCTCCGCGCAACCCGCCTGCTCGCCCCGGGCCGCGAACCAGGACCCCGCCCCGGGACCCCTCCCCGACCCCGCCCCGATCCGCGGAACCCCGCCCCGACCTCGGGCCAGACCCGGAACCCCTCCCCGACCCCGCCCAGGCCACCGGAACCCCGCCCCGACCCCGGGACCCCTCCccgaccccgccccgccccacggAACCCCGCCCCGACCCCGGGCCCGACCCGGGACCCCTCCCCGACACCACACAGGCCACCGGAACCCCTCCCCGACCCCGACCCCGACCCGggacccctccccaacccctcccagATCCCCGGaaccccgccccggccccgggaCCCCTCCCCGACCACGCTCAGGTTCCCGGAACCCCGCCCCGACCCCGGACTCCGCCCCGGGACCCCGCCCCGACCCTGCCCAGACCCACGGAACCCCGCCCCGACCCCGGACCCGCCCGGATCCACGGAACCCTGCCCCGACCCCGGGACTCCTCCCCGACCACGCTCACGTCCCCAGAACCCTGCGCCGACCCCGGGACCCCTCCCCGACCCCTCCCAGATCCCCAGAACCCCGCCCCGACCCCGGGACCCCTCCTCGACCCCGCCCAGATCCCCAAAACCCCGCCCCGACCCCGGGACCCCTCCCCGACCACGCTCAGTTCCCCAGAACCCCGCCCCGACCCCGGACTTCGCCCCGGGACCCCGCCCAGGCCCACGGAACCCCGCCCCGATCCCGGGACCCCTCCTCGACCCCGCCCAGATGCCCGGGACCCCTCCCCGACCTCGCCCAGATACCCGGAACCCCGCCCCGACCCCGGGACCCCTCCTCGACCCCGCCCAGATCCCCGGAACCCCGCCCCGACCCCGGACCGCCCGGATCCACGGAACCCTGCCCCGACCCCGGGACTCCTCCCCGACCACGCTCAGGTCCCCGGGACCCCTCCCCGACCTTGCCCAGATCCCCGGAACCCCGCTCAGACCCCGGACCCCGCCCAGGGACCCCCTCCCCGACCCCGCCCAGATCCCCGGAACTCCGCCCCGGCCCCGACCCCGCCCCGACCCCGCCCCAACCCCGGAACCCCTTCCGGAACACTGACCCAACTCGGAGCCCCCTCCCCGATTCCACCCAGACTGCTGGACCCTGCCCATGGACACCTGTCCGCCCTGCCAAGACCCTGGAACCTCAACCAGACCCTTCCCGGGGACCCCGCTCCCACTCCTCCCTGACCCCGGACACCGGCCCAGGACCCCCGCTCTCCCTGGCCCAGACCCCAGACCCCTGCAGACTGACCCCTCTCCTGGACCCGGGCCCCGATCCGGGACCCCTTCCCGACCCGTCCTGACCCCAGTGTTCAGTGGGAGTAGTGGTCCTAGTAGTCCCTAGAGTAGGGACCCCTGCCcagacctcccaccccccgcccaggaCCCATCAAAGACCCGAGCCCTGGTCCCCACCCAGACCCTggaacccaccccacccccaaccctgtgcCGACCCCTTCTTGGATCACTGG
This region of Meles meles chromosome X, mMelMel3.1 paternal haplotype, whole genome shotgun sequence genomic DNA includes:
- the LOC123935268 gene encoding E3 SUMO-protein ligase ZBED1 yields the protein MEAKGLDPSQTDLKLVAHPRAKSKVWKYFGFDTNAEGCILQWKKIYCRICMAQIAYSGNTSNLSYHLEKNHPDEFCEFVKSNTEQMREAFATAFSKLKPEASQLTPPDTLAAKAGHGHESKRQQELTAAVIGLICEGLYPASIVDEPTFKVLLKTADPRYELPSRKFVCSKAIPEKYGALREAVLKELSDASWCGISTDMWRSENQNRAYVTLAAHFLGGGAPGCLSVGSRCLKTFEVPEDNTAESITRVLYEAFIEWGISAKVFGATTDCGKDIVKACSLLDISVQMPCLGHTFNAGIQQALQLPKLAGLLARCRKLVEYFQQSTVAMYMLYEKQKQQNMAHCMLVSNRVAWWGSTLAMLQRLKEQQFVIAGVLVEDSNNHHLMLEAAEWATIEGLVDLLQPFKQVAEMLSASKYPTISMVKPLLHMLLNTTLNIKETDCKELSMAKEVIAKELSKTYQEAPEIDMFLNVATFLDPRYKRLPFLSAFERQQVENRVVEEAKGLLDKVKDGGGYRAAEDKMYALPEEPPPVKKLVLASTPPPASVINSMLAEIFCQTGGVEDQEEWHAQVVEELSNFKSQKVLGLNEDPLKWWSDRLALFPVLPKVLQKYWCVAATRVFPERLFGTSANVVSAKRNRLAPAHVDEQIFLYENARSGAEAEPEDEDEGEWGLDHEQVFPLGDAVHAGFFGIRDSGFM
- the LOC123935242 gene encoding vegetative cell wall protein gp1-like; amino-acid sequence: MAARTPLPRRPPPPAPGTRRDTGRRKRARAARPPRNPPARPGPRTRTPPRDPSPTPPRSAEPRPDLGPDPEPLPDPAQATGTPPRPRDPSPTPPRPTEPRPDPGPDPGPLPDTTQATGTPPRPRPRPGTPPQPLPDPRNPAPAPGPLPDHAQVPGTPPRPRTPPRDPAPTLPRPTEPRPDPGPARIHGTLPRPRDSSPTTLTSPEPCADPGTPPRPLPDPQNPAPTPGPLLDPAQIPKTPPRPRDPSPTTLSSPEPRPDPGLRPGTPPRPTEPRPDPGTPPRPRPDARDPSPTSPRYPEPRPDPGTPPRPRPDPRNPAPTPDRPDPRNPAPTPGLLPDHAQVPGTPPRPCPDPRNPAQTPDPAQGPPPRPRPDPRNSAPAPTPPRPRPNPGTPSGTLTQLGAPSPIPPRLLDPAHGHLSALPRPWNLNQTLPGDPAPTPP